One Streptomyces dangxiongensis genomic window, CCTCGCCGTACCCGAGCCGAGCTTCCCGTTCGTCCCGCGCATCGCCCGGCTGCCGCGCGAGCGGTCGATGGACCGCGCGCTCGAGCGGGTCGACCGGGAGCGGCTCAGCCTGCCCTCGCAGGCGTCCGAGCCGGCCGAGGAGAGCGTGGGTGAACGCGACTCGCTGACCAGCCTGCTGGAGGCCGTGCCGAGTTTCCGGGGCGACCTGGTGGTCCCGGAGGGCCCCGCGGAGGCCGTCGAGGAGAACGACGACGAACCCGCCGTCGAGGAACCCCCGGCGCCCGCCGCGTCGGCCGGCTCCGCCTACGCGGACGTCCTCATGCCGCGCTCCGTCGGCAGTCACCGCGACCGGCTCGTCGGCGCGACCGACCGGCAGGCCGAGGCCGACGGTGTCCGCCCCGGCCGTCGCGCCGCCGTGCCGAGCTGGGACGAGATCGTGTTCGGCACGCGCCGCAAGAAGCAGGAGTAGGTTTCCGTACGGGTGAGCGGGCACGCGCGCGTGCCCGCTCACCCGGCTGCCCTACTGCGGGTCCGCACCCACCGCCACCGGGCGGGACGGGTCCGAGGACCACTCGGACCAGGAGCCGACGTACAGGGCCGCCGGGACGCCGGCCACCGCGAGGGCGAGCACCTCGTGGGCGCCCGAGACGCCCGAACCGCAGTACACCCCCACCTCGGTGTCCTCCGACACGCCCAGGGCCTTGAAACGGTCCTTGAGTTCGGCCGCGGGCAGGAAGCGGCCGTCGGGACCCACGTTCTCCGTCGTGGGCGCCGACACCGCGCCCGGGATGTGCCCGCCGACCCGGTCGACCGGCTCCACCTCGCCGCGGTACCGCTCCCCCGCGCGCGCGTCCAGGAGCACGCCCGTGCGGGCCAGCTCCGCGGCCCCGTCCGCGTCCAGCAGGCCCGCGGTGGCGGGCGCGGGCCGGTAGTCGCCCTCGGCGGGGGCCGGCGAATCGGTGGACAGCTCGCCCTCCCAGGACGGCAACCCGCCGTCGAGCACCCGCACGTCCGGGTGACCCGTCCAGCGCAGCAGCCACCAGGCGCGCGCGGCGGCCCAGCCCTGCCCACCGTCGTACACGACCACCGGCCGGTCCGACGACACGCCCGCGCGGCGCATCGCGGCACCGAACTCCGCGAGGTCGGGCAGCGGATGGCGGCCGTTCGCGCCGGGCGCGGCGGCCAGTTCCCTGTCCAGGTCGACGAAGACCGCGCCAGGGATGTGCCGGGCCGCGTACGCGGCCCGGCCGTCGAAGGACGGCGCGCCCGGCGCCTTCGCCAGGCTTGGCTGCCAGCGGACGTCCAGCAGCGCGGGCGGGTGCGCCCCGGTCAGCTCGTCCGCGAGTCGGGTTGCGGTGATGATGGCTGTCATGGCGTCCATCCTTACGCCAAGGGTGGCCGCGGCGTCCAGGTCCGGCTACTCTGCTCCGCCGGACAGGCTCGATCACATGGCGTATGCGATCGGGCACTGCCTGTACAGCCGACGGACACCCGTCGGCCATCGTCAGGAAGCAACGAAAGACGACAATCGGGCATCCTTCCGCAGAAAACGCCGGGCGGCGCGGTACGGCCCCGCGGCACCGCGGAGGATGCGGGTACCGGCACGGGCGTGCGCGCCGGCGGCGCGGACACCCCTTCCGGGGAGCGGAAGCGACACGGCCACCGTGAAGGGGCCGGGGAGAGAGTGATCGATGACCGAGGCACGGGAACCGGCCGGTCCGTACGCGCGGCGCGCGCCCGGCACACCCTGCTGGGTGAGCCTGATGGCGCACGGGCTGGACGCCACCGAGGAGTTCTACGGTGAGCTGTTCGGCTGGGAGTTCCTGCCGGGCCCGCAGCAGCTCGGCCCGTACGTGCGGGCGCTGCTCGGCGGACGCGAGGTGGCGGGCATGGGCCATCTGCCGCCGGACCGCCGGCTTCCGGTTGCCTGGACGCCGTACTTCGCCTCGGACGACGTGGACCGGACGGCCGACACGGTACGGCTGTGCGGCGGGACGGTGGCCGTCGGCCCGCTGGACGCCGCCGAAGCGGGCCGGATGGCGATCGCCTCCGATCCCTCCGGGGCGGTGTTCGGGATCTGGCAGGGCTCCGCGCACCTCGGCACGGCGATCACCGGTGAGCCCGGCACCCCCGTCTGGAACGAGCTGCTCACCTTCGAGACGGAGAGTGTCGCCAAGTTCTACGCGAGCGTGTTCGGCTACGAGGAGGAGCCGGTGGTCTCCCCCGACTTCGACTACGTGACCCTGCGTCTGGGCGAGCGACCGGTGGCCGGGCTGCACGGGGTGGGCCACGCCCTGCCCCGGGACCGGGGGCCGCACTGGCGGACGTACTTCGAGGTCGCCGACGTCGACGAGACGCTGCGGCGGGTGACCGGTCTGGGCGGCCGGATCCTCAGGGCGGCCCACGACGGCCCGCACGGGCGGGTGGCGACGGTCGCGGACCCGGAGGGCGCCGAGTTCTCGGTGGTCCGCGACCCGGGCTGATCCCTCAGGCGGACGCGACCGGCAGGACGTCCGGGGACAGGGCCGCCGCGTGGGCCGACGCGGCGGTCATCCGGCGCCGGTGGTGGCGGCGGCACAGGACCTCGTAGCCGACCTCGCCCGCGGACTGGTTCACATCGCCCACGACCACCTGGGCGCCCTCGACCACCATCGCGCCCCCGACCGTGCGGGCGTTGTGCGTGGCGCGGGCGCCGCACCAGCACAACGCCTCCACCTGGAGCACCTCGATCCGGTCGGCCAGCTCCACGAGCCGCTGCGAGCCGGGGAAGAGCTTGGAGCGGAAGTCGGTGGTGATGCCGAAGGCGAACACGTCCAGGCCGAGGTCGTCCACCACGCGCGCGAGCTGGTCGATCTGCCCGGGCGCGAGGAACTGTGCCTCGTCCGCGATCACATAGTCGGCCCGGCCGCCCTGGGAGAGGTGGTCCACGAGGTACGCGTACAGGTCCTGGCCGTCCTCGACCTCCACCGCGTCGGTGACCAGGCCGAGCCGGGAGGACAGCTTGCCCTCGCCCGCGCGGTCGTCCCGGGTGAAGATCATCCCGGCGAGGCCGCGCGCGGAACGGTTGTGCTCGATCTGGAGAGCAAGCGTCGACTTCCCGCAGTCCATCGTTCCGGAGAAGAAGACCAGCTCGGGCATGAGGGGTGGAGCACCTTTCGGTGAGGAGGGGGGCGGGGCCGTCAGGAGCGTACTTCGAGAAGCGGGACCAACTGCTCGGCGGGGGTCATCGAACCGTGGTTGCCGACCAGCGCCGACTCCTTGGGCTCCCGCTCGGAGGCGATCAGCAGGACGTCGTCGTGCGCGGCGGCGACCACGTCCCCGATCCGCGGGTACACGCGCTCGTCCACCTGCGGCCCGAACCACCCGGCCGCGACGGCCTCGTCACGCGAGGCCACCCAGAACTGCTCGCCGAGCACCTCGCGCCAGCAGGTCAGCACGTCGTTCTCGGCACCCGGCACCGCGTACACGTGCCGGGCCCGGCCCTCGCCGCCCAGCAGGGCGACCCCGGCGCTCAGCTCCCAGTCCTCGTCGAAGTCGATGCGGTGCCGCTCGTCGAAGGGGATGTCGACCATGCCGTGGTCGGCGGTCACGTACAGGGCGCTGCGCGGCGGGAGTTGCTCGGCGAGGCGCTGGACGAGCCGGTCGACGTACATGAGCTGACCGCGCCAGGTGTCGGAGGCGATGCCGTAGCGGTGTCCGGCGCCGTCCAGTTCGGCGTAGTACGTGTACACCAGGGAGCGGTCCCCGGCGGCCAGCTCCGCGGCGGCGAGGTCCATGCGCTCCTCGCCGGTGAGCCGTCCGTGGAAAGTGCCGCCGCTCAGCGCCACCTTGGTGAGCGGGGTGTGCTGGAAGGCGGGCGAGGACACCTGGGCGGCGTGCACCCCGGCCTGGTGGGCCAGCTCGAAGACGGTGGGGTACGGCTGCCAGGGGTGCGGTGGGGTGTACGGGTGCCAGCGGAGCTGGTTCATCAGCTCGCCGGTGGCCGGATTCCGTACGGCGTACCCGGGCAGGCCGTGGACGCCGGGCGGCAGGCCGGTGCCGACCGAGGCGAGGGAGGTCGCCGTGGTGGCGGGGTAGCCGGCGGTGAGCGGGCGGCCGGTGCCACCGCGCGAGCTGCCGAGCAGGGAGGTCAGGTACGGGGCCTCGTCCGGGTGGGACCTGAGCTGTTCCCAGCCGAGCCCGTCGATCAGGAAGACACAGACCCGGTCGGCCGCGGTCAGTTCCGTGATCGTCGCGGTCAGGCCGGGGACACCCATGCCGGCGGCCACGGTGGGCAGCAGGTCGGCGAGCGAGCCGGTGCCGTACTCGGGCAGCGGCGCGGTGTCCAGGGCGAGGGGTTCCGGCTCGTCCCAGGTGGAGAACTGGGGCATCAGCGGGTGAAGTCCGCGGTCGCCTCCGAGATGGCCTGCGCGAAGGCGAGCGCCTGGCGCACCGTCTCCGGTCCGTCCCCGGCCTCGCTGACGCGCAGGCTGAGGTCGTCCGCCGTGGAGTTGCCCGTGTAGCCGTGATCCGCGTCGCAGTTGGGGTCGCCGCAGGCGGCGGGCTCCAGGTCGATGCGGCTGACCGCGCCCCAGCCGATGGTCAGCACGACCTCGCGGGGCAGCGTGCCCGGCGTGTACTGCTCGGGGTTGGCCACCACCCGGCTGACCACGACCGAGGAGATCCGGCCGAGCTTGACGGACTCGGTGGAGGTGGTGGCGTACGGCGTCGGGGAGGTGGTGTCGGCGGCCTGCTCGTCGGTGTGGCTGACGATGAAGCGGTTGCCGGTGAGGACGAGCACCGTCACATGCCGGCGCACCTCGTTCTGGTCGAACGTCGTCTCCTGGTGGACCAGGTACGACCGGATGGGTTCGCCGCCCACGGCGGCCTCCACCGCGTCGGCCACGAGGGCCGGGTAGTAGCCGCTGCGCTCGATCGCCGCGCGCAGCCCCTGGGTCGTCGTACTGGTCTTGGCCATGACGTCCATCCTAATCCGTGGGCGGAGGCGGTCCGGGCCAGTCGTGCGGACGGGCGGCGCCCCACGCGAGGCGCCTCGGCACGATCCCCGGCCGGACCTCCAGCCGCTCGGCGGCGATCACACAGGAGACGGCTTCCGGTCCGCCGGCATCCGCCTCGAACGCGACGATCAGGGGCACCTCTTCGCCCAGTGCCCGCGCGAGCCGCGCCGTTCCGGCAGTGGGCGGGCGGAGGCCGGGGTCCCGGAAGCTCTGCGGGCAGGGGAGGAAGACGGGCCCGGCGAAGATGAGCTCCGGGCCGTGGCGGTAGGTGAGGTCGTACCCGGCCGCCAGGCGCGACTGCCCCGCGTCCCGGGCGACGACCTCCCGGTCCCACGAGCTGCCCTCGGGCAGTTGCCGGCCGGTGATCTCCACGTGCCCCCTCGCTCTCAGTAGGCCGGCAGCGTGCGCGGGCCGAGGTCGTCGCGGGCGGGCGGGGGCGCGAGCCGTACGGTCGCGCCGAGGACGCTCACGCCGTGCGGGGCGACGACGGCGGGCTCCAGGGTGACCGCGACCACCTCCGGGTGGTCGTCGACCAGCCGGGACACCCGCAGCAGCAGCTCCTCCAGCGCGGGGGTGTCGACGGGCGTGGAGCCGCGCCAGCCGAACAGCAGCGGTGCCGTGCGGATCGCCCGCACCAGCGAGGACGCCTCCCGGTCCGTGACGGGGACCAGCCGGTGGGCCATGTCCCCGAGCAGTTGCGAGGCGGCCCCGGCGAGCCCGAAGGACAGCACGGCCCCGGCCGCCGGATCGATCACGGCGCGTACGACCGTGTCGACCCCGCGCGGCGCCATCCCCTGCACCACCGGCCGCAGCTCCTCCGGCTGCCCGAACAGTTCGGTCAACTCGGCGTACGCCCGGCGCAGTTGCTCCTCGTCCGCGAGGTCCAGGCGTACGCCGCCCAGGTCGGCGCGGTGCCTGAGGTGCGGGGCGGTGGCCTTGAGGGCCACCGGGTAGCCGAGTGAGCGGGCGGCTTCGGCGGCGTCGTCCGGCGTGGGCGCGGGGAACGCCCGGCGGACGTGGACGCCGTACTTCTCGAGCAGCTCGCAGGTCTCGGCGGCCGGGATCGTCAGTCCCTCCCCGCGCGCGAGCAGCTCGCCGATCAGGCGGGCGGCGCCCTTCTCGTCGATGTCCTCGTGCTCCGGCACCTTCCCGGGGTCGGTCGCCTCCCGGCGCCACTGCGCGTACTTCACGGCTTCGGCGAGAGCGCGGACGGCGCGCTCGGCGGCGGGGTAGGCGGGGATGAGACGGGTGCCCTCCGGCGGGGCGACCGGGGCTGGCGGGTCGGGCGGGGCCGGCGGGGCTAGCGGGGTGGCCCCGCCCGTCCCCGCGGCCGTCGGCACCGCGCCGGCCGCCGCGCCGGCGGTCGCGGTGGGCGGTCGTTGCGCGGGACGGTGGACGGGATGCGCACCGCCCTCGGGGCCGGGCGTCCTGTCCGCGGCCCCCGGCGCGGTGCTCGCCGCGGCCGACAGCGCTTCGGCCAGCCCTCCGAGTTCCACGTGCACCACCAGCACCGGCTTCCCCGGCACCGCGGCCGACGCGGACCGCAGTGCCGCCGCCAGCTCGGCGTCCCCCGGCGACGCCTCCCCGATGGCGGGGATGGCGGTGACCACCACACAGTCGCAGGTGTCGTCCGCGAGCGCCGCCGACAGGGCCCGGTGGAAGTCCTCCGCGGTCGCCCCGGTCGTCAGGTCCACCGGCCGCGCCGGCCGCAGCCCCTCGGCCAGACACCGGTCGTAGGTCAGCACGCCCAGCGACTCGGAGTTGCCGAGGATGGCCACGCGCGGCCCGGCGGGCAGCGGCTGCCTGGCGAGCAGCAGGCCCGCGTCGACCAGCTCGGTGATCGTGTCGACCCGGATCACCCCGGCCTGCCGGAGCAGCGCGGAGACGGTCGCGTACGGCAGCCGCGTGGCCCGTACCGCGTGCCCCGGCGGGGCCGTCCCGGTGCCCTGCACCACCACCAGCGGCTTGGCCGCCGCCGTCCGCCGGGCGAGGCGGGTGAACTTGCGGGGGTTGCCGATGGACTCCAGGTACATGAGGACGACGTCGGTCTCGGGGTCGTCGTACCAGTACTGGAGGACGTCGTTGCCGGAGACGTCCGCGCGGTTGCCGGCGGAGACGAAGGTGGACACGCCGGTGACCCCGGTGACCCCTCCCCCACGCCGGGTGCAGCCGGGACAGCAGGGCGATGCCGATGGCCCCGGACTGGGCGAACATCCCGATGCGGCCGGGGCGGGGCATCTCCGGGGCGAGGGAGGCGTTCAGCCGGACGCCGGCGGCGGTGTTGATGATCCCGAAGGCGTTGGGGCCGATGATCCGCATGCCGTACGCGCGCGCCGCCCGGACCAGGGCCCGCTGCCGCTCCCGTCCCGCGGGACCGCTCTCGGCGTACCCGGCGGAGAGCACCACCAGCCCCTGGACGCCGTGTTCCCCGCACTCGGCGACCACGGCGGGCACCTGCTCGGCCGGTACGGCGACGACGGCGAGGTCCACGGGTCCCCCGACATCGCGCACCGACCGGTACGCGGGCACCCCGTCGACCTCGTCGAGGTCGACGGGGAAGGCCCGGTTCACGGCGTGCAGCCGGCCCGGGTAACCGGCGTCGCGGATGTTGCCGAGGATGCTGCGGCCCACCCCCGCCCGGGGTGCGGCCGACGCCGACGACCGCCACGGACCCGGGCGCGAGGAGCCGCCGTACCGAGCGGGCCTCGGCGCGCTGCTCCCGGGCGCGCTGCACGGCCAGCGAGCGGTCGGTGGGTTCGAGGCCGAACTCCAGGCGGACGACGCCGTCCTCGAAGCTGCGCTTCTGGGTGTAGCCGGCGTCCGTGAACACCTTGATCATCCTGCTGTTGGCGGGCAGCACCTCGGCGGCGAAGCGGCGGATGCCCCGCTCGCGCGCGACGGCCGCGATGTGCTCCAGCAGGGCGGAGGCGACCCCGCGCCCCTGGTGGGCGTCCTGGACGAGAAAGGCGACCTCGGCCTCGTCGGCGGGTCCGGAGGCGGGCATGCCGTCGGTGCCGATGCGGTCGTAGCGTACGGTGGCGATGAACTCGCCGCCGATGGTGGCCGCGAGTCCCACCCGGTCCACAAAGTCGTGGTGCGTGAAGCGGTGGACGTCCTTGGCGGAGAGCCGTGGGTAGGGCGCGAAGAAGCGGTAGTACTTCGACTCGTCCGAGACCTGCTCGTAGAAGCTGACCAACCGGTCGGCGTCATCGACGGTGATGGGCCGGATGCGCGCGGTACCCCCGTCGCGCAGCACCACGTCCGCCTCCCAGTGGGCGGGGTACTCGTGCCGGTCCTGCCGGTCCGCCGGGGTCTGCATGGGCCCCAGAGTACGGCTCGCTCACGACAACGGCGCGAGGCAGTCTGTGGAGGACGACACGCCGGGCCGAGGCCGCGGTCCGACGGCACACCGGAGGGGACGAAGGTCCGCTCCGGGCACGCTTCACGATATGGGAAACTGGTCTAGACAACCCTGAGTACTGAAGGGCAGCAACACATGGCTGAGCGCCGCGTCAACGTCGGCTGGGCCGAGGGCCTCCACGCCCGCCCCGCTTCCATCTTCGTCCGAGCCGCCACGGCCACAGGCGTCCCGGTGACGATCGCCAAGGCCGGGGGCGACCCCGTCAACGCGGCCTCCATGCTGGCCGTCCTGGGCCTGGGCGCCCAGGGTGGCGAGGAGATCGTCCTCGCCACCGACGCCGAGGGCGCGGACGCCGCCCTCGACCGTCTGGCCAAGCTGGTCTCCGAGGGCCTGGAGGAACTGCCCGAGACCGTCTGAGCGCCACCGCGCAGAGCGCCGGAGCCGCGTTCGCCTCTCGGGGCGGCGCGGCTCCGCCGTGTCCGCGCACGCTCCGCACGGTATTCCCCCGGATCCCGGCCGGCCCGTGCCCACTTCCCGCGAATTCCCGCACGACGGAATTCGGGCAGCGGAAAACCCGTCCGCGAATACCTCTCCTTTGTATACGGCGTACGTGTTAATTCCGCGGGCCCGTCATGTTTACGGCCCGTTGCGAAGACCTCACACGCTCCGCGGCGGCGGAGAAACGCAGCCGGTGGCCACCGGTGGCGCGCTCGGTGTGCAGCGCGGTGAGCGCCCGCGCACGTTCGCCGTCCCCCCGCGCCACCGCGTCCACGATCGCCCCGTGCTCCGCCCACGACTCCACCGGGCCGAGCGGCGTCGCCACCGCGTACATCCAGGCGATCTTGTGCCGCAGCAGGGTGAGCACCGAGGTCAGCGAGGGGCTGCCGGACGCCTGGGCGAGCGTCTCGTGGAACCAGCCGCCCAGCGCGCGCAGATCCTCGCTGCCACCCCTCCTGGCCCGCTCCTGCCCCAGCCGGACCAGTCCGCGCAACACCTTCAGGTGGGCCTCGGTGCGCCGCTGCGCGGCCCGGGCGGCTCCCAGCGGCTCCAGCAGCAGCCGCATCTCCAGCAGGTCGGCGGCCTCCTGCTCGGTCGGTTCGGCCACGCACGCGCCCGCGTGCCGGCGCGTCACCACGAAGCCCTCCGCCTCCAGGGTGCGCAGGGCCTCGCGGACGGGGACGCGCGAGACGCCGTAGCGGCGGGCCAAAACTTCCTCGGTGAGGCGGCTGCCGCGCTCGTGGACACCGGCGACGATGTCGTCCCGGACAGCGGTGCACACCGAGTGCGCCGGAATACGCATGACCGACCTCCGCCTTAATTCCCGTGAAACGCCGACGATGGACGCGTGTTCCCGCGACTCTATTCCAAGGGACCCGAATTTCCGACGGCAGGGCGTCATCCATGAATATTTTTTGGTCAGCGGGTCCGGCGGACACCGGAAGAGAACCACCGAAAAAGGCGAAAGCCCCGGCTCGGTGAGCCGGGGCTTCGGATGCCGTGCGGGCGGCCGTCCGGTCAGACGTTCACGCCGTGCTTGCGCAGGTAGGCGACGGGGTCGATGTCCGAGCCGTAGTCGGGGGTCGTACGGGCCTCGAAGTGCAGGTGCGGGCCGGTGACGTTGCCGGTCGCGCCCGACAGGCCGATCTGCTGCCCCGGGACGACCTGCTGGCCCACCGTGACACCGATGGACGACAGGTGGCCGTACTGGGTGTACATGCCGTCGGCCATCCGGATCACGATCTGGTTGCCGTACGCACCGCCCCAGCCCGTGGAGACGACCGTGCCGGAACCCACCGCGTGGACCGAGGTGCCGCTGGCCGCGTGGAAGTCGACGCCGGTGTGCGAACCGGAGGACCACAGGGAACTGCTGGCCTGGTAGCCAGTGGAGACATACGACTGCGCGATCGGGATGACGAAGGCGTTCAGCCGCTTGCGCTCGGCCTCGCGGGCGGCGCGGATCCGCGCCTCGCGGACCTCCTCGGCCCTCTTGGCGGCCGCCTTCTCCGCGGCCGCCTCGGCCGCCTTCCGCTCGGCGGCCTGCTGCTGGGCGGCGGCCTGCGCGTCGATCTGCTGGGCGACGTCGTCGTTCACGGTGAGGACCGGCGTGAGACCGGTCTGCTCCACGGAGCTGTCGGCGGCGAGCGCCGGGGACGCGGCGAGGGTGCCGATGACACCGGTGGTGGTGAGGGCCGCGACGCCGGCCGCCTGAGCGGTGGTGCGCTTGACCCGACCGGGCTTGCGGTGCTTCCCGGGGGCGCACATGAACGCCATGAAGTGGCTGGTCCTTTCCTTCCCTCTCGCCTACCGGGTTAGCTGACGGGTTCGGAGCAGGAAGGTCTCCTACGGGCCCCCTCGCTCACGCGCGGGCGCCCGATTCACCCCAGGGACGGTGGGTCCCCGGCTCCCCTGGCTCGCGCCTACGGGGACTCGGCGATGACTGTCCGGTGCCGCGGGTGCGGCGCAGTGCCTGACGAACAGCCCGCATGACGGTACGGCGGCCCCCTTCGACTCCTCAAACAGATCCGGGATTTTGTAGCGCATCCCACACGGCAGACAGGCAACCTCCGCCCCAAAACGGGCATCTGAGTGAACGAGTGGAACAGCAGGGGCCCTGACGACCCGTAGGTCGGCAGGGCCCCACGCGCGCGTAGCGCCGACGTGTCCGCCGGTGCCTCTACTCCGCGGCGACGACGGTGACTTCGCCGATGCCGAGCGCCTCGACCGGCGCCTTGATCCGGGACGCGTCACCGACGAGGACCGTCACCAGGCGGTCCACCGGGAAGGCGTTCACGACGGCCGCGGTGGCCTCCACCGTGCCCGTGGCGGCCAGCCGCTGATACAGCGTCGCCTGGAAGTCGTCGGGCAGGTGCTGCTCGACCTGGTCGGCCAGCGTGCTCGCGACGGCCGCGGCGGTCTCGTACTTCAGCGGCGCCACGCCGACGAGGTTCTGCACGGCGACGTCCCGCTCGGCGTCGGTCAGGCCCTCCGCCGCGAGCGTGCGCAGGACCTCGCACAGGTCCTCCAGCGCGGGGCCGGTGTTCGGCGTGTCCACCGAGCCGCTGATGGCGAGCATCGCCGCGCCCGTGCCGTCCGGCGCCGAACGCAGGACCTGACCGAAGGCGCGCACGCCGTAGGTGTAGCCCTTCTCCTCGCGCAGGACGCGGTCCAGGCGGGAGGTGAGGGTGCCGCCGAGGCAGTACGTGCCGAGCACCTGGGCGGGCCAGACCCGGTCGTGCCGGTCGGCCCCGACGCGGCCGATGAGCAGCTGCGTCTGGACGGCACCGGGCCGGTCCACGACGATCACGCGCCCGGCGTCGTCGGCGGTCACCGGCGGCACGGGACGGGGCTCGCCCGGGGTGCCGGTCCAGGCGCCCAGGGTGTCGGCGAGCAGCGCGTCCAGGTCGGTGCCGGTCAGGTCGCCGACGACGACCACGGTGGCCGTGGCGGGCCGCACATGGCGGTCGTAGAAGGCGCGTACGGCCGCCGCGTCGATCTTCCCGACCGTCTCCTCGGTGCCCTGGCGCGGGCGGGACATGCGCGAGGTCGCCGGGAACAGCTCCCTGGAGAGTTCCTTGGCGGCCCGGCGCGCCGGACTGGCCAGCTCGTGCGGGATCTCGTCCAGGCGGTTGCGGACCAGCCGCTCGACCTCGCTCTCGGCGAAGGCGGGCGCGCGCAGGGCGTCGGCGAGCAGGCCGAGGCCCCTGGCCAGGCGGGAGGCCGGGACCTCCAGGCCGAGCCGGACGCCGGGGTGGTCGGCGTGCGCGTCGAGCGTGGCGCCCGCGCGCTCCAGCTCGGCGGCGAACTCCTCGGCCGAGTGCCTGTCGGTACCCTCCGAGAAGGCCCGCGCCATGATCGTGGCGACGCCGTCCAGGCCGGCGGGCTCGGCGTCCAGCGGTGCGTCCAGCAGCACCTCCACGGCGACGACCTGCTGGCCGGGGCGGTGGCAGCGCAGCACCGTCAGGCCGTTGCCGAGGGTGCCGCGCTCGGGGGCCGGGAAGGCCCAGGGCCTGGCCTCACCGGGCTGCGGCTGGGGGTGGAACTCCATGGTGGCGAGCTCGGTCACTTGGCCGTCTCCTCGTTCTCGGTCTCGTCGCGGCCCGCCTCTACGGTCGCTTCCTGCTCCGGGTCCTCGGGGACCCCGGTGTCCTCGACGGCCTGCGGGGACTTCGGCTCGTAGACGAGGACCGCGCGGTTGTCGGGGCGCAGGCGTGCCTCGGCGACCTCCCGCACCTCCTCGGGGGTCACCTCCAGGACGCGCCGCACCGCGGTGAGGGCGAGCTGCGGGTCGCCGAACAGGACGGCGTACCGGCACAGTTCGTCGGCGCGGCCCGCGACCGTGCCGAGCCGGTCCAGCCACTCGCGCTCGAGCTGGGCCTGGGCACGCTCCATCTCCTCGGGCGTGGGGCCCTCCTCGGCGAACCGGGCCAGCTCCTCGTCGATGGCGGCCTCGATGACCGGCACCTCGACGTCACCGGACGTCTTCACGTCCAGCCAGCCCATCGAGGGCGCGCCGGCCAGGCGCAGCAGGCCGAAGCCGGCCGCGACGGCCGTACGGTCGCGGCGCACCAGCCGGTTGTACAGCCGGGAGGACTCGCCGCCGCCGAGGACGGTCAGGGCGAGGTCGGCCGCGTCGCACGCGCGCGTGCCGTCGTGCGGCAGCCGGTAGGCGGCCATCAGGGCGCGCGCGGGGACCTCCTCCACGACGACCTCGCGGAGCTGGTCACCGATGACGTCCGGCAGGGAACCGTCGCGGGGCTCGGGCTTGCCGTCGTGGGAGGCGATGGAACCGAAGTACTTCTCGACCCAGGCGAGGGTCTGCTCGGGGTCGATGTCGCCGACCACGGAGAGCACCGCGTTGTTCGGCGCGTAGTAGGTGCGGAAGAACCGGCGCGCGTCCTCCAGGGTGGCCGCGTCCAGGTCCGCCATCGAGCCGATCGGCGTGTGGTGGTAGGGGTGGCCCTCCGGGTAGGACAGGGCGGTCAGCTTCTCGAAGGCGGTCCCGTAGGGCACGTTGTCGTACCGCTGGCGGCGCTCGTTCTTGACGACGTCCCGCTGGTTCTCCATGGACTCGTCGTCCAGGGCGGCCAGCAGGGAGCCCATACGGTCGGCCTCCAGCCAGAGCGC contains:
- a CDS encoding HPr family phosphocarrier protein, giving the protein MAERRVNVGWAEGLHARPASIFVRAATATGVPVTIAKAGGDPVNAASMLAVLGLGAQGGEEIVLATDAEGADAALDRLAKLVSEGLEELPETV
- a CDS encoding M23 family metallopeptidase, coding for MAFMCAPGKHRKPGRVKRTTAQAAGVAALTTTGVIGTLAASPALAADSSVEQTGLTPVLTVNDDVAQQIDAQAAAQQQAAERKAAEAAAEKAAAKRAEEVREARIRAAREAERKRLNAFVIPIAQSYVSTGYQASSSLWSSGSHTGVDFHAASGTSVHAVGSGTVVSTGWGGAYGNQIVIRMADGMYTQYGHLSSIGVTVGQQVVPGQQIGLSGATGNVTGPHLHFEARTTPDYGSDIDPVAYLRKHGVNV
- a CDS encoding sulfurtransferase, with product MTAIITATRLADELTGAHPPALLDVRWQPSLAKAPGAPSFDGRAAYAARHIPGAVFVDLDRELAAAPGANGRHPLPDLAEFGAAMRRAGVSSDRPVVVYDGGQGWAAARAWWLLRWTGHPDVRVLDGGLPSWEGELSTDSPAPAEGDYRPAPATAGLLDADGAAELARTGVLLDARAGERYRGEVEPVDRVGGHIPGAVSAPTTENVGPDGRFLPAAELKDRFKALGVSEDTEVGVYCGSGVSGAHEVLALAVAGVPAALYVGSWSEWSSDPSRPVAVGADPQ
- a CDS encoding VOC family protein — translated: MTEAREPAGPYARRAPGTPCWVSLMAHGLDATEEFYGELFGWEFLPGPQQLGPYVRALLGGREVAGMGHLPPDRRLPVAWTPYFASDDVDRTADTVRLCGGTVAVGPLDAAEAGRMAIASDPSGAVFGIWQGSAHLGTAITGEPGTPVWNELLTFETESVAKFYASVFGYEEEPVVSPDFDYVTLRLGERPVAGLHGVGHALPRDRGPHWRTYFEVADVDETLRRVTGLGGRILRAAHDGPHGRVATVADPEGAEFSVVRDPG
- a CDS encoding thymidine kinase, which gives rise to MPELVFFSGTMDCGKSTLALQIEHNRSARGLAGMIFTRDDRAGEGKLSSRLGLVTDAVEVEDGQDLYAYLVDHLSQGGRADYVIADEAQFLAPGQIDQLARVVDDLGLDVFAFGITTDFRSKLFPGSQRLVELADRIEVLQVEALCWCGARATHNARTVGGAMVVEGAQVVVGDVNQSAGEVGYEVLCRRHHRRRMTAASAHAAALSPDVLPVASA
- a CDS encoding alkaline phosphatase family protein: MPQFSTWDEPEPLALDTAPLPEYGTGSLADLLPTVAAGMGVPGLTATITELTAADRVCVFLIDGLGWEQLRSHPDEAPYLTSLLGSSRGGTGRPLTAGYPATTATSLASVGTGLPPGVHGLPGYAVRNPATGELMNQLRWHPYTPPHPWQPYPTVFELAHQAGVHAAQVSSPAFQHTPLTKVALSGGTFHGRLTGEERMDLAAAELAAGDRSLVYTYYAELDGAGHRYGIASDTWRGQLMYVDRLVQRLAEQLPPRSALYVTADHGMVDIPFDERHRIDFDEDWELSAGVALLGGEGRARHVYAVPGAENDVLTCWREVLGEQFWVASRDEAVAAGWFGPQVDERVYPRIGDVVAAAHDDVLLIASEREPKESALVGNHGSMTPAEQLVPLLEVRS
- a CDS encoding DUF5998 family protein produces the protein MDVMAKTSTTTQGLRAAIERSGYYPALVADAVEAAVGGEPIRSYLVHQETTFDQNEVRRHVTVLVLTGNRFIVSHTDEQAADTTSPTPYATTSTESVKLGRISSVVVSRVVANPEQYTPGTLPREVVLTIGWGAVSRIDLEPAACGDPNCDADHGYTGNSTADDLSLRVSEAGDGPETVRQALAFAQAISEATADFTR
- a CDS encoding GntR family transcriptional regulator; this translates as MRIPAHSVCTAVRDDIVAGVHERGSRLTEEVLARRYGVSRVPVREALRTLEAEGFVVTRRHAGACVAEPTEQEAADLLEMRLLLEPLGAARAAQRRTEAHLKVLRGLVRLGQERARRGGSEDLRALGGWFHETLAQASGSPSLTSVLTLLRHKIAWMYAVATPLGPVESWAEHGAIVDAVARGDGERARALTALHTERATGGHRLRFSAAAERVRSSQRAVNMTGPRN